The following coding sequences lie in one Carcharodon carcharias isolate sCarCar2 chromosome 5, sCarCar2.pri, whole genome shotgun sequence genomic window:
- the LOC121277740 gene encoding late histone H2B.L4-like, with product MPEVVAVANGDVSHKVSKQLLTIVAKKLSKKQRKSRKQSYSAYVYRVLTQVHRSTRISSNAMSVLNSFVVDIFECIASEASHLIHYNKRHTILAREIQNAIRLMLPGEVAKHAISEGTKAVTKYTNSA from the coding sequence ATGCCTGAGGTGGTGGCTGTGGCCAATGGCGATGTGTCCCACAAGGTGTCGAAGCAGTTGCTGACTATAGTCGCCAAGAAGCTGTCCAAGAAGCAGAGGAAATCCCGCAAGCAGAGCTATTCTGCTTATGTGTACAGAgtgctgacccaggtccaccGTTCCACCAGGATCTCATCCAATGCCATGAGTGTTTTGAATTCCTTTGTTGTTGACATTTTTGAGTGCATTGCCTCAGAGGCTTcacacctcattcactacaacaagcgccACACCATCTTGGCCAGGGAGATCCAGAACGCCATccgcctcatgctgccaggggaaGTGGCCAAACACGCCATCTCTGAAGGCACCAAAGcagtcaccaaatacaccaactccgCTTAG